The following coding sequences lie in one Magnetococcales bacterium genomic window:
- a CDS encoding aspartate kinase, with the protein MTLIVQKYGGTSVANVERIKNVAARAVASHRAGNRVVVTVSAMAGETDRLVGLVEGITPTCNKREYDVVVSAGEQVSVGLLAIAIEAQGCKAKSYLGWQVRFMTDDAFSKARIREVEGARIHQDLQAGYIVIVAGFQGIDVNGNITTLGRGGSDTSAVALAAALKADRCDIYTDVDGVYTTDPRIEPKARKLDQISYDEMLEMASLGAKVLQTRSVELAKKYSVPVRVLSSLEEGAGTLLTEENSTMEQVLVSGITYNKNEAKITVMGVPDRPGMAAVVFSALADANINVDMIIQNVSASGETDLTFTVPKSDFRQALGVLETSIDKIGAREIKGNSEIAKVSAIGVGMRSHSGVAQKMFNALSRENINIQMISTSEIKISVVMDEKYTELAVRTLHDAFELHKETGDSIRR; encoded by the coding sequence GTGACCCTCATCGTACAGAAATATGGCGGAACCTCCGTCGCCAACGTTGAACGCATCAAAAATGTTGCGGCCAGGGCGGTCGCCTCCCATCGTGCCGGCAACCGGGTGGTCGTCACCGTCTCTGCCATGGCCGGAGAGACAGATCGCCTGGTGGGTTTGGTCGAAGGCATCACCCCCACCTGCAACAAACGCGAATATGATGTCGTGGTCTCTGCCGGTGAACAGGTCTCGGTAGGCTTGCTTGCCATCGCCATAGAGGCCCAAGGGTGTAAAGCCAAATCCTATCTGGGTTGGCAGGTCCGATTCATGACCGATGACGCCTTCAGCAAGGCCCGTATCCGGGAAGTGGAGGGGGCCAGGATCCATCAGGATCTTCAGGCGGGTTACATCGTGATCGTGGCAGGCTTCCAGGGTATTGATGTCAACGGCAATATCACGACCTTGGGCCGGGGAGGATCCGATACCTCTGCCGTGGCGCTCGCCGCAGCCCTCAAGGCGGATCGGTGCGACATCTACACCGATGTCGACGGTGTCTATACGACCGACCCCCGCATCGAACCTAAAGCGCGCAAATTGGACCAGATATCCTACGACGAAATGCTGGAAATGGCCTCCCTCGGAGCCAAGGTTCTGCAAACACGTTCGGTCGAACTGGCCAAAAAATATTCCGTTCCGGTGCGTGTTCTCTCCTCCCTGGAAGAGGGCGCCGGAACCCTGCTGACTGAGGAAAATTCGACGATGGAACAGGTTCTTGTCTCCGGCATTACCTACAATAAGAACGAAGCCAAGATCACGGTCATGGGCGTTCCCGATCGCCCTGGCATGGCAGCCGTGGTCTTCAGTGCCCTGGCTGATGCCAACATCAATGTGGATATGATTATCCAGAATGTCTCCGCCAGCGGCGAAACCGACCTCACCTTCACCGTGCCCAAATCCGATTTTCGTCAGGCCCTGGGCGTTCTGGAGACCTCCATCGACAAGATTGGGGCGCGCGAGATCAAGGGCAATTCCGAAATTGCCAAGGTTTCGGCCATCGGCGTCGGCATGCGTTCACACTCAGGTGTGGCACAAAAAATGTTCAATGCCCTCTCCCGGGAAAACATCAACATCCAGATGATCTCCACTTCCGAAATCAAAATTTCGGTGGTCATGGATGAAAAATATACCGAGTTGGCTGTTCGAACTCTGCATGATGCGTTTGAATTGCACAAAGAAACAGGAGACAGCATCCGTCGCTGA
- a CDS encoding citramalate synthase, whose product MSNAAPHILIYDTTLRDGAQSEDVLFSVADKLRITEQLDALGVDVVEGGWPGSNPKDVEYFRQVRTLSLKNARVAAFGSTRRADMSVETDLVLQSLLRAETPVVTIFGKSWTLHVRKALEISLEANLELIHDSVRYLKQHVETVYYDAEHFFDGFRADATYAMRTLQAARDGGADCLVLCDTNGGTLPSEIPAIMARVASVGAPLGIHCHNDGGLAAANSLVAVEAGAVHVQGTINGLGERCGNADLTAIIPNLVLKMRKPTRIQAEQVRSLTAISRFVNEMANRPSQKNQPFVGASAFAHKGGIHVSAILKDSGTYEHISPESVGNCQRVLVSEQAGRSNLFYKLKKFGIDDLQQKDPRILQLLTDIKELEHKGYQFDGAEASFELRARRALGQVPEYFTLLGFRVIDEKREKADGDRFINVSDASVRVSVGGHVEHTAAEGQGPVNALDQALRKALIRFYGNLREVTLSDFKVRIISEGGTAAQVRVQIESRDQVDRWGTVGTSENIIAAAYEALVDAVVYKLYKDQTPVRHLVQDEGV is encoded by the coding sequence ATGTCGAATGCCGCGCCCCATATCCTGATCTACGATACGACCCTGCGGGATGGCGCCCAAAGTGAGGATGTCCTCTTCTCCGTCGCAGACAAGTTGCGTATTACCGAGCAACTGGACGCACTGGGAGTCGATGTGGTTGAGGGAGGATGGCCGGGATCCAACCCCAAGGATGTGGAATATTTTCGTCAGGTACGTACTCTGAGCCTGAAGAACGCCCGTGTTGCTGCGTTCGGATCGACGCGGCGCGCCGATATGAGTGTGGAAACGGATCTCGTCTTGCAGAGTCTTCTCCGGGCTGAAACGCCGGTGGTGACCATTTTCGGCAAAAGCTGGACGTTGCATGTGCGCAAGGCGTTGGAGATCTCCCTGGAGGCCAACCTGGAGCTGATCCACGATTCGGTTCGCTATCTCAAACAACATGTGGAGACGGTCTACTACGACGCGGAACATTTTTTCGATGGTTTCAGGGCGGATGCGACGTATGCCATGCGTACCTTGCAGGCAGCGCGGGATGGGGGTGCCGATTGCTTGGTGTTGTGCGACACCAACGGCGGAACTCTTCCGTCTGAAATCCCGGCCATCATGGCCCGGGTTGCCAGCGTGGGCGCCCCCCTGGGGATCCATTGCCACAACGATGGCGGCCTGGCAGCGGCCAACAGCCTGGTTGCCGTAGAGGCTGGCGCGGTGCATGTTCAGGGAACCATCAACGGACTCGGTGAACGCTGCGGCAATGCCGACCTGACAGCCATCATTCCCAACCTGGTTCTGAAAATGCGCAAGCCTACACGGATCCAGGCGGAGCAGGTGCGGTCCCTGACCGCCATCAGCCGTTTTGTGAACGAGATGGCCAACCGGCCCTCACAAAAAAATCAGCCTTTTGTCGGGGCGTCCGCATTTGCCCACAAGGGGGGCATCCATGTTTCAGCCATCCTGAAAGATTCGGGAACCTATGAACATATCTCCCCGGAGAGCGTGGGTAATTGCCAGCGCGTTTTGGTCTCCGAACAGGCCGGGCGCAGCAATCTGTTTTATAAACTCAAAAAATTTGGCATCGATGACCTGCAACAAAAGGATCCCAGAATTTTACAACTCTTGACGGATATCAAGGAACTGGAACATAAAGGGTATCAGTTTGACGGTGCCGAAGCCAGCTTTGAGTTGCGGGCGCGGCGGGCCCTGGGGCAGGTTCCTGAATACTTTACCCTGCTCGGCTTCCGGGTCATCGACGAAAAACGTGAAAAGGCCGACGGAGACAGATTCATCAATGTCTCGGATGCCAGCGTCAGGGTTTCCGTTGGCGGACATGTCGAGCATACGGCAGCCGAGGGACAGGGTCCGGTCAATGCCCTGGACCAGGCGCTTCGCAAGGCGCTGATCCGCTTCTATGGCAACCTGCGTGAGGTGACTCTGTCGGACTTCAAGGTTAGAATCATTTCCGAAGGGGGAACGGCGGCCCAGGTACGGGTGCAAATCGAGTCCAGGGATCAGGTGGATCGCTGGGGAACCGTGGGTACTTCGGAAAATATTATTGCCGCAGCCTACGAGGCTCTGGTGGATGCGGTGGTCTACAAATTGTATAAGGATCAAACCCCGGTGCGGCATCTTGTCCAGGACGAGGGTGTCTGA
- a CDS encoding P-II family nitrogen regulator, whose amino-acid sequence MKKIEAIIKPFKLDDVKEALSEVGIQGITVSEVRGFGRQKGHTELYRGAEYVVDFLPKLKIEIVLDDARVDRAVEAIEQAARTGRIGDGKIFVCDVTSVVRIRTGERDANAL is encoded by the coding sequence ATGAAAAAGATCGAAGCTATCATCAAGCCATTCAAGCTGGATGACGTCAAGGAGGCCCTCTCCGAGGTCGGTATTCAGGGTATCACCGTCTCCGAGGTGCGGGGGTTTGGGCGTCAGAAGGGACATACGGAGCTTTATCGCGGTGCTGAGTATGTCGTCGATTTTTTGCCTAAGCTTAAAATCGAGATCGTGCTGGACGATGCCAGGGTTGACCGGGCCGTAGAGGCGATCGAACAGGCAGCCCGGACGGGCCGAATCGGCGATGGTAAGATTTTTGTCTGTGATGTGACCAGCGTCGTCCGCATCCGGACCGGCGAACGGGATGCCAACGCCTTGTAG
- a CDS encoding 4Fe-4S binding protein, translating to MSQRAKIYSHPTPKWYDINRAREVVEAYNSGRGSGQPADPFVACSVVPAGTGSYRDFSYIAPDLPEYAAESCVACMECVQNCPDSAIWGRVVTPPTLETEINKFCDGRTKELIHRQLVQTTKFWKTYEKKKEKEPDSPGGAWFGIFIDPTKCKGCGECVTACGDHKSLKMIKKTKDNLPDYFSIWDFYKSCPDTPKAYINPKLRVDIMLSDDSNQYVGGAGSCMGCGEASVIRQLLAITNEVVGHKYGIVASTGCNTVYSSTYPFNPFRVPWVNSLFENNSVVAMGIRAHWDQLGKQDHALWAFGGDGAMLDIGFQALSRMLTSGMNIKVLILDTQVYSNTGGQASTATFIGQEAKMSVHGSSVPGKQEQRKEIGLIAMMHPRVFVVQTVGPMITHFYRGVEQALRFNGPAVINVYTTCQPEHQVADDVSCTQANLAVESRAFPVFVYNPDAGPTIASRLSLQGNPSLKRDWHHKKGKDGEEQVDFLTFAKSEGRFAKHFDKEGKPSETLLRSMRDRLDNWRRLQELAGIENVDAQTEYSAN from the coding sequence ATGAGTCAGCGCGCCAAGATCTATTCGCACCCTACCCCCAAGTGGTACGACATCAACCGGGCACGGGAAGTTGTCGAGGCCTACAACTCTGGACGGGGTTCGGGTCAACCTGCCGATCCGTTCGTGGCCTGTTCCGTCGTTCCTGCTGGAACCGGCTCCTATCGTGATTTTTCCTACATCGCCCCGGACCTGCCAGAGTATGCGGCAGAAAGCTGCGTGGCCTGCATGGAGTGTGTCCAAAACTGCCCGGATTCGGCGATCTGGGGACGGGTCGTCACCCCGCCCACTCTGGAGACCGAGATCAACAAGTTTTGCGATGGTCGCACCAAGGAGTTGATCCATCGCCAGCTCGTCCAGACAACCAAGTTCTGGAAAACCTACGAAAAAAAGAAGGAAAAAGAGCCGGATAGCCCCGGCGGCGCCTGGTTTGGCATCTTTATCGACCCGACCAAGTGCAAGGGATGCGGCGAGTGCGTCACCGCTTGTGGCGATCACAAATCCCTAAAAATGATCAAAAAGACCAAGGACAATCTCCCGGATTACTTCTCCATCTGGGATTTTTACAAGAGCTGTCCAGATACGCCAAAAGCGTACATCAATCCCAAGCTCCGCGTAGACATCATGCTGAGCGACGATTCCAACCAGTATGTGGGTGGCGCCGGCTCCTGCATGGGATGTGGCGAAGCCTCCGTCATTCGGCAGCTGCTGGCCATCACCAACGAGGTGGTGGGACACAAATATGGCATCGTAGCCTCGACAGGGTGCAATACGGTGTACAGCTCCACGTATCCGTTCAACCCCTTCCGGGTTCCCTGGGTCAATTCGCTCTTTGAGAACAACTCCGTGGTGGCCATGGGCATCCGCGCCCATTGGGACCAGCTCGGCAAACAGGACCATGCCCTGTGGGCCTTCGGTGGGGATGGGGCGATGCTCGACATCGGCTTTCAGGCCCTCTCCCGCATGCTGACCTCAGGCATGAACATCAAGGTTCTTATCCTGGATACCCAGGTCTACTCCAACACCGGTGGTCAAGCCTCCACGGCAACCTTTATCGGCCAGGAAGCCAAGATGTCCGTCCACGGCAGCAGCGTCCCTGGCAAACAGGAGCAGCGCAAAGAGATCGGTCTGATTGCCATGATGCACCCCCGGGTCTTTGTGGTGCAGACCGTCGGCCCCATGATCACGCATTTCTATCGTGGCGTCGAACAGGCGTTGCGTTTCAACGGGCCAGCAGTCATCAACGTGTATACCACCTGTCAACCAGAGCACCAGGTGGCCGATGATGTCTCCTGTACCCAGGCCAACTTGGCGGTGGAGTCTCGTGCTTTCCCGGTTTTCGTCTATAACCCGGATGCCGGCCCAACCATCGCTTCGCGCTTATCGCTGCAAGGCAACCCCTCATTGAAGCGTGACTGGCACCACAAAAAGGGCAAGGATGGTGAAGAGCAGGTTGACTTCCTCACCTTTGCCAAGAGTGAAGGCCGGTTTGCGAAACACTTCGACAAAGAAGGCAAACCTAGCGAGACCCTCCTGAGATCCATGCGTGATCGTCTGGACAACTGGCGCCGCCTCCAGGAGCTGGCTGGCATCGAGAACGTCGATGCCCAGACTGAGTATTCAGCAAACTGA
- a CDS encoding 2-oxoacid:acceptor oxidoreductase family protein: MATLKPEQQLFPYPGIPGTGDGSDAVAYVETRATDGAAAYPITSSTIMGQLYQVAVANGFKNVWGTPLAWMELESEHSSASACEGFALAGGRVTNFTSGQGLILMKEVLYTIAGKRLPHVLNVGARALTIQSLNVHAGHDDVMGVADVAWGMLFAHSIQAVADLCLIARRASEDGLTPMMNIQDGFLGTHTIENLNYPEDELVREYLGNPRERIRPTFDTDHPMQIGVVQNQDAYMQGRISQRFFYDKLPGVIQKAMDEYYKLTGRRYGLIEPVQMDDAEYAIIAMGTLAETASSAIDVVRKTLGVKLGAVIVTCYRPFPAAEIAGAIQNCKAVAVLERCDIPTMVDNPLTTDIEASLAKALMGIPGFVKIDRIPYVFTGSAGLGSRDVTPGHIMAVVKNMLAGQQGKRYFTLGIDHASGLATETEPDVRPIGSFSVRGHSVGGYGSVTTNKIIATILGDTFGFKVQAAPKYGSEKKGLPTNTYLTVTPSGKILTHCELQQVDFVPLMDPTTWFMGNPLVGLQNKGIVFQHTDETTPQGLWDSIPPYAKYFIRENGIRFYGVDTIAIARDACQSDSSLIQRFQGVVLLGVFLRVTPFRENANLSEQVLFDQVRKPLEKYFGKRGDKVVEDNLNAARQGYSRVMEVTRDIMDATPPELLAQGKLDWDAKGKDVNAFFI; the protein is encoded by the coding sequence ATGGCCACTCTTAAACCCGAGCAGCAGCTTTTTCCCTATCCCGGAATACCGGGTACAGGGGACGGTTCGGATGCTGTCGCCTATGTCGAAACCCGGGCCACGGATGGTGCAGCAGCTTATCCCATCACCTCTTCGACCATCATGGGCCAGTTGTACCAGGTGGCCGTGGCGAATGGCTTTAAAAACGTCTGGGGAACCCCGCTGGCCTGGATGGAGTTGGAATCCGAACACTCCTCCGCATCTGCCTGCGAAGGTTTCGCACTGGCCGGGGGGCGGGTGACCAACTTCACCTCCGGTCAGGGTCTGATCCTGATGAAGGAGGTGTTGTACACCATCGCCGGCAAACGGCTGCCGCATGTCTTGAACGTCGGCGCCCGCGCCCTGACGATTCAGTCCTTGAATGTCCACGCCGGCCACGACGACGTGATGGGCGTCGCCGACGTCGCCTGGGGCATGCTCTTCGCTCACAGCATCCAGGCTGTGGCCGACCTCTGCCTGATCGCCCGCCGCGCCTCGGAAGATGGCCTGACCCCCATGATGAACATCCAGGACGGCTTCCTGGGCACCCACACCATTGAGAACCTGAACTACCCCGAGGATGAGTTGGTCCGGGAGTACCTCGGCAACCCCCGGGAGCGCATCCGGCCTACGTTTGACACAGATCACCCCATGCAGATCGGCGTAGTGCAAAACCAGGATGCCTACATGCAGGGGCGCATCTCACAACGCTTCTTCTACGACAAACTCCCTGGCGTCATCCAAAAAGCTATGGATGAGTACTACAAACTGACTGGTCGGCGGTATGGTCTGATCGAGCCCGTCCAGATGGATGATGCCGAGTATGCCATCATCGCCATGGGCACCCTGGCAGAGACAGCCAGTTCCGCCATCGACGTGGTACGCAAGACCCTGGGAGTCAAACTGGGCGCCGTCATTGTGACCTGTTACCGGCCATTCCCAGCCGCCGAGATTGCCGGAGCCATTCAAAACTGCAAAGCGGTCGCCGTCCTCGAACGGTGCGATATCCCCACCATGGTGGACAACCCCCTGACCACCGACATCGAGGCGTCTCTGGCCAAGGCCCTCATGGGCATCCCGGGCTTTGTCAAAATCGACCGGATACCGTATGTGTTTACGGGCTCTGCCGGACTGGGTTCCCGCGACGTCACCCCTGGCCATATCATGGCGGTGGTGAAAAACATGCTCGCCGGTCAACAAGGCAAACGCTACTTCACCCTTGGTATCGACCACGCCAGCGGATTGGCCACCGAGACCGAACCCGATGTGCGCCCGATCGGCTCCTTCTCGGTGCGTGGGCACTCCGTTGGAGGCTACGGCTCCGTCACCACCAACAAGATCATTGCCACCATCCTTGGAGACACCTTCGGGTTCAAGGTGCAGGCAGCCCCCAAATATGGCTCGGAAAAGAAGGGTCTGCCGACCAACACCTACCTGACCGTGACACCATCGGGGAAGATACTGACCCACTGCGAATTGCAACAGGTCGATTTCGTCCCCTTGATGGATCCCACCACCTGGTTCATGGGCAACCCCCTGGTTGGTCTGCAAAACAAAGGCATCGTCTTCCAGCACACCGACGAGACCACCCCGCAAGGGTTGTGGGATTCGATCCCGCCCTATGCCAAATATTTCATCCGGGAGAACGGCATCCGCTTCTACGGCGTAGACACCATCGCCATCGCCCGGGATGCCTGTCAGTCCGACTCCTCCCTGATCCAGCGCTTCCAGGGCGTCGTTCTCCTGGGGGTCTTTTTGCGCGTCACCCCATTCCGTGAGAATGCCAACCTCTCCGAGCAGGTTTTGTTCGACCAGGTACGTAAGCCCTTGGAAAAATACTTTGGCAAGCGCGGTGACAAAGTGGTCGAGGACAACCTCAACGCCGCCCGGCAGGGTTATTCACGGGTCATGGAAGTGACCCGTGACATCATGGATGCCACGCCACCCGAGCTCCTGGCCCAGGGCAAGTTGGACTGGGATGCCAAGGGCAAAGACGTCAACGCCTTCTTTATCTAA
- the recR gene encoding recombination protein RecR: MRDGETKSGLPSVAKAVEMFSRFPGVGRKSAQRMVQHLLRRERSDMDLLILALEGLRDKVRPCTVCFNLAEGKLCWICADQQRDQNTLCLLEETSDLLAMEKAGAFRGVYHVLGGRLSPLDGVGPEDLHFATLTQRLQQRPVRELIIATNPTVEGEATAHYAVQIAQPLVGKVTRLAYGLPMGGELEYLDESTLYQALAGRREF, encoded by the coding sequence ATGCGTGACGGTGAAACCAAATCAGGACTCCCCTCTGTCGCGAAGGCAGTGGAGATGTTTTCCCGGTTTCCCGGGGTTGGCCGCAAATCGGCCCAGCGCATGGTGCAGCACCTGTTGCGCCGGGAGCGAAGTGACATGGACCTGCTGATCCTCGCCCTGGAGGGGTTGCGGGATAAGGTGCGCCCATGTACGGTCTGTTTCAATCTGGCAGAAGGGAAGCTGTGTTGGATCTGCGCCGATCAACAACGTGACCAGAACACGCTCTGCCTCCTGGAGGAGACCTCGGACCTCCTGGCCATGGAAAAAGCCGGGGCATTCCGTGGCGTGTACCATGTCCTGGGGGGACGTCTGTCACCCCTGGATGGCGTCGGTCCCGAAGATTTGCATTTCGCAACCCTGACGCAACGGCTTCAACAAAGGCCTGTCCGTGAACTGATCATCGCCACCAACCCGACCGTCGAGGGGGAAGCCACGGCCCACTATGCCGTGCAAATCGCCCAACCCCTGGTGGGAAAAGTGACCCGCCTCGCTTACGGTCTCCCCATGGGCGGCGAGTTGGAGTATCTTGATGAGTCGACCCTCTACCAGGCTCTGGCCGGACGGCGTGAGTTTTGA
- a CDS encoding YbaB/EbfC family nucleoid-associated protein translates to MKNIGNILKQAQQMQERMAKMQEELSAVSVTGNAGGGLVVITMNGKQELLKVRIDPKLMQPEDVEMLEDLVAAAFNDAQRRLLEITQQQLSQVTGGLNIPGLKMP, encoded by the coding sequence GTGAAAAATATAGGCAATATTCTCAAACAGGCGCAGCAAATGCAGGAGCGCATGGCCAAAATGCAGGAAGAGTTGTCCGCTGTGTCCGTGACAGGTAACGCCGGTGGCGGCTTGGTGGTCATCACCATGAATGGCAAGCAAGAGCTGCTGAAGGTGCGTATCGACCCCAAATTGATGCAGCCGGAGGATGTGGAGATGTTGGAGGATCTGGTGGCGGCTGCCTTCAACGATGCCCAACGCCGCCTGCTGGAGATCACCCAGCAACAGTTGTCGCAGGTGACAGGCGGGTTGAACATCCCCGGTTTGAAGATGCCCTGA